Proteins encoded together in one Salvelinus fontinalis isolate EN_2023a chromosome 6, ASM2944872v1, whole genome shotgun sequence window:
- the LOC129857643 gene encoding annexin A2-like isoform X1, translated as MEALQKSMQNTPPKADSHVMWWGTLGTVRPFPNFNSEKDARDIQTALESKDRDVNTLVRILTNRNNAQRQSIAESYHNLTQKELCPALKKALSGGPEQLMLGLMMTPSQFDAHRLRQTMEGIGTDEESLLAVLCTKSPQQLKDATIAYKQEFGRYLENDLISETSKDFTKLVLAILKKEELNSKEMVDDQLIDQDVKALNDNVNGKKKDPAPWIQVLTTRDSNHLNKVLSRLEDLRGETVDKTVQSHFSGDLRLGFRTLVGSIRSIPLFLAQRLHSNIKKGSLVQGILISHSEEDLLCVRIEYRRLTNTSLYSTLQKEYKGEMQQALLALCRSEDL; from the exons ATGGAAGCTCTGCAGAAGTCTATGCAAAATACCCCTCCCAAAGCCGAT TCTCATGTGATGTGGTGGGGTACACTGGGCACTGTGCGACCCTTCCCCAACTTCAACTCAGAGAAGGACGCGCGCGACATTCAAACTGCCTTGGAGAGCAAAG ACAGGGACGTGAACACTCTGGTGAGAATCCTGACCAATCGAAACAATGCTCAGAGACAGAGCATCGCAGAGTCCTACCATAACCTCACACAGAAG GAGTTATGTCCTGCCCTGAAGAAAGCTCTATCAGGTGGGCCGGAGCAACTCATGCTGGGGCTGATGATGACCCCCTCTCAGTTTGACGCCCATCGCCTCAGACAGACCATGGAG GGTATTGGTACAGATGAAGAGAGTCTATTGGCTGTGTTGTGTACCAAATCACCACAGCAGCTTAAAGATGCCACTATTGCCTACAAACAGG AGTTTGGACGTTACTTGGAGAATGATCTTATCAGTGAGACTAGTAAAGACTTCACTAAGCTGGTACTGGCCATACTCAAG AAGGAGGAGCTGAATTCAAAGGAGATGGTTGATGATCAGCTCATTGACCAGGATGTTAAG gcactgAATGATAATGTGAATGGTAAGAAAAAGGACCCAGCCCCCTGGATTCAGGTGTTAACCACGAgagactcaaaccatctcaaCAAAG tgCTATCCAGGTTGGAGGATCTGAGAGGGGAGACTGTGGATAAAACAGTACAGAGTCACTTCTCTGGGGACCTGAGGCTTGGCTTCCGCACTCTGG TTGGCTCCATCCGAAGTATTCCTTTGTTCCTGGCCCAGCGTCTACACAGCAACATTAAG AAAGGCAGTTTGGTGCAGGGGATTCTTATCAGCCACAGTGAAGAGGACCTCCTCTGTGTGAGAATCGAGTATCGCAGACTGACCAACACTTCACTCTACTCTACATTGCAG AAAGAATACAAAGGAGAGATGCAGCAGGCTCTCCTAGCCTTGTGTCGATCTGAAGACCTGTAA
- the LOC129857643 gene encoding annexin A2-like isoform X2 codes for MWWGTLGTVRPFPNFNSEKDARDIQTALESKDRDVNTLVRILTNRNNAQRQSIAESYHNLTQKELCPALKKALSGGPEQLMLGLMMTPSQFDAHRLRQTMEGIGTDEESLLAVLCTKSPQQLKDATIAYKQEFGRYLENDLISETSKDFTKLVLAILKKEELNSKEMVDDQLIDQDVKALNDNVNGKKKDPAPWIQVLTTRDSNHLNKVLSRLEDLRGETVDKTVQSHFSGDLRLGFRTLVGSIRSIPLFLAQRLHSNIKKGSLVQGILISHSEEDLLCVRIEYRRLTNTSLYSTLQKEYKGEMQQALLALCRSEDL; via the exons ATGTGGTGGGGTACACTGGGCACTGTGCGACCCTTCCCCAACTTCAACTCAGAGAAGGACGCGCGCGACATTCAAACTGCCTTGGAGAGCAAAG ACAGGGACGTGAACACTCTGGTGAGAATCCTGACCAATCGAAACAATGCTCAGAGACAGAGCATCGCAGAGTCCTACCATAACCTCACACAGAAG GAGTTATGTCCTGCCCTGAAGAAAGCTCTATCAGGTGGGCCGGAGCAACTCATGCTGGGGCTGATGATGACCCCCTCTCAGTTTGACGCCCATCGCCTCAGACAGACCATGGAG GGTATTGGTACAGATGAAGAGAGTCTATTGGCTGTGTTGTGTACCAAATCACCACAGCAGCTTAAAGATGCCACTATTGCCTACAAACAGG AGTTTGGACGTTACTTGGAGAATGATCTTATCAGTGAGACTAGTAAAGACTTCACTAAGCTGGTACTGGCCATACTCAAG AAGGAGGAGCTGAATTCAAAGGAGATGGTTGATGATCAGCTCATTGACCAGGATGTTAAG gcactgAATGATAATGTGAATGGTAAGAAAAAGGACCCAGCCCCCTGGATTCAGGTGTTAACCACGAgagactcaaaccatctcaaCAAAG tgCTATCCAGGTTGGAGGATCTGAGAGGGGAGACTGTGGATAAAACAGTACAGAGTCACTTCTCTGGGGACCTGAGGCTTGGCTTCCGCACTCTGG TTGGCTCCATCCGAAGTATTCCTTTGTTCCTGGCCCAGCGTCTACACAGCAACATTAAG AAAGGCAGTTTGGTGCAGGGGATTCTTATCAGCCACAGTGAAGAGGACCTCCTCTGTGTGAGAATCGAGTATCGCAGACTGACCAACACTTCACTCTACTCTACATTGCAG AAAGAATACAAAGGAGAGATGCAGCAGGCTCTCCTAGCCTTGTGTCGATCTGAAGACCTGTAA